One Nocardioides oleivorans DNA segment encodes these proteins:
- a CDS encoding ABC transporter permease, with protein MTPTRSFRIVRAVLMVAFAAYFFVPLLAMFDFSTQNRGSAEGRTWDNWAFMVTDEDLRASIIASLLLSLFTVVLMVVLLVPTMVWVRLRVPGMRRIIEFLCLLPLTIPALVIVVGISNVYSWVTYLLGDSPLVLTFAYVVLVLPYSYRAIDSALSAIDVATLSEAARSLGAGWFTVIVRIVLPNVTGGVLGAAFIAVALVMGEYVFASLLHFDTLPVAMAALYKSNGAAAMAAALASMLFVVLLLMGLTLLSRDRHKQGASS; from the coding sequence ATGACGCCCACCCGCAGCTTCCGGATCGTGCGCGCGGTGCTGATGGTCGCCTTCGCGGCGTACTTCTTCGTCCCGCTGCTGGCGATGTTCGACTTCTCGACCCAGAACCGCGGCAGCGCCGAGGGGCGCACCTGGGACAACTGGGCCTTCATGGTCACCGACGAGGACCTGCGCGCCTCGATCATCGCGTCGCTGCTGCTCTCGCTGTTCACCGTCGTGCTGATGGTGGTGCTGCTGGTCCCGACGATGGTGTGGGTCCGCCTGCGGGTGCCGGGCATGAGGCGGATCATCGAGTTCCTCTGCCTGCTGCCGCTGACCATCCCCGCACTGGTGATCGTGGTCGGGATCAGCAACGTGTACTCGTGGGTGACCTACCTGCTCGGCGACTCGCCGCTGGTGCTCACCTTCGCCTACGTCGTGCTGGTGCTGCCGTACTCCTACCGCGCGATCGACTCCGCCCTGTCGGCCATCGACGTCGCCACCCTGTCCGAGGCGGCCCGCTCGCTCGGCGCCGGCTGGTTCACGGTCATCGTGCGGATCGTGCTGCCCAACGTCACCGGCGGCGTGCTCGGCGCCGCCTTCATCGCGGTCGCGCTGGTGATGGGGGAGTACGTCTTCGCGTCGCTGCTGCACTTCGACACCCTCCCGGTGGCGATGGCCGCGCTCTACAAGAGCAACGGCGCGGCCGCGATGGCCGCCGCCCTCGCCTCGATGCTCTTCGTCGTCCTGCTGCTCATGGGGCTGACGCTCCTGAGCCGCGACCGCCACAAGCAAGGAGCTTCCTCATGA
- a CDS encoding ABC transporter ATP-binding protein, whose amino-acid sequence MTALSTERGLAVELTDLTRVYGSTRALDGLTLHLQPGELVCLLGPSGCGKTTALRILAGLDHPTSGTVSVGGKDLTKVPANKRDMGMVFQAYSLFPHMTVLDNVAFGLKLRGRDGATRRTRAGDMLDLVGLGQHADRYAHQLSGGQQQRVALARALAVEPSVLLLDEPLSALDAKVRVQLRDEIRRVQIEVGTTTLFVTHDQEEALAVADRVGVMNAGRLEQLASPTELYSSPATRFVGEFVGLSNRLPAQVSGGTATVLGQSVPTLAGSAEGTGFALVRPESISVVADGAGQGTVTTVQFLGPLSRVTCSLADGTDVVAQLASSDAVRLAAGDVVRLQVAPSPVLVVA is encoded by the coding sequence ATGACCGCCCTCAGCACCGAGCGGGGACTGGCCGTCGAGCTGACCGACCTGACCCGCGTCTACGGGTCGACACGCGCCCTCGACGGGCTCACCCTGCACCTCCAGCCGGGCGAGCTGGTCTGCCTGCTCGGCCCGTCGGGCTGTGGCAAGACCACGGCGCTGCGGATCCTGGCCGGGCTCGACCACCCGACCAGCGGCACGGTGTCGGTGGGCGGCAAGGACCTGACGAAGGTGCCTGCCAACAAGCGCGACATGGGGATGGTCTTCCAGGCCTACAGCCTCTTCCCGCACATGACCGTGCTCGACAACGTCGCCTTCGGCCTCAAGCTGCGCGGCAGGGACGGCGCCACCCGCCGCACGCGGGCCGGCGACATGCTCGACCTGGTCGGGCTCGGCCAGCACGCCGACCGCTACGCCCACCAGCTCTCCGGTGGCCAGCAGCAACGCGTCGCCCTCGCGCGGGCGCTCGCCGTCGAGCCGTCGGTGCTGCTCCTCGACGAGCCCCTCTCGGCGCTCGACGCCAAGGTGCGCGTGCAGCTGCGCGACGAGATCCGCCGCGTGCAGATCGAGGTCGGCACGACGACGCTCTTCGTCACCCACGACCAGGAGGAGGCGCTCGCCGTCGCCGACCGGGTCGGGGTGATGAACGCCGGCCGGCTCGAGCAGCTCGCCTCGCCGACCGAGCTCTACTCCTCGCCCGCCACCCGGTTCGTCGGCGAGTTCGTGGGCCTGAGCAACCGGCTCCCCGCGCAGGTGAGCGGAGGTACGGCGACCGTGCTGGGCCAGTCGGTGCCCACGCTGGCCGGCTCGGCGGAGGGCACCGGCTTCGCGCTCGTGCGGCCCGAGTCGATCTCCGTCGTGGCCGACGGTGCCGGCCAGGGCACGGTCACGACCGTGCAGTTCCTCGGTCCGCTGTCGCGGGTCACCTGCTCGCTGGCCGACGGCACGGACGTGGTCGCCCAGCTCGCCAGCTCGGACGCCGTCCGGCTCGCGGCGGGAGACGTCGTACGGCTGCAGGTGGCGCCGTCGCCGGTGCTGGTCGTGGCCTGA
- a CDS encoding PLD nuclease N-terminal domain-containing protein: MLRLLFFLVPIVLSIYCVVEAISARDDEVRNLPKILWIVLILFFPFVGSIAWLAAGRPARAPRRPGPYERTASAFPEYDRPGRFAAADPEADDAFLKKVRERAEEQRRRAQEQKRTQQETGETGPEPDQPTS, translated from the coding sequence ATGCTTCGGTTGCTGTTCTTCCTGGTCCCGATCGTGCTGTCGATCTACTGCGTGGTGGAGGCCATCTCCGCCCGCGACGACGAGGTGCGCAACCTGCCCAAGATCCTCTGGATCGTGCTGATCCTGTTCTTCCCCTTCGTCGGGTCGATCGCCTGGCTCGCCGCCGGGCGCCCGGCGCGCGCACCGCGCAGGCCCGGTCCCTACGAGCGGACCGCGAGCGCGTTCCCGGAGTACGACCGGCCCGGCCGCTTCGCCGCCGCTGATCCCGAGGCGGACGACGCGTTCCTCAAGAAGGTGCGCGAGCGCGCCGAGGAGCAGCGCCGCAGGGCCCAGGAGCAGAAGCGGACGCAGCAGGAGACCGGCGAGACCGGGCCCGAGCCCGACCAGCCGACCTCCTGA
- a CDS encoding TetR/AcrR family transcriptional regulator, which translates to MPDSATQSSGPRRGRRVTQLRITDAAQRLADDRGSVDGFTMEELAEASDVSRRTLFNYYPSKVDAVLGPELDLGSEALELFRTGGPTGDLVDDLQALLLNILENEEVEIAAIQRFDRIVHANPVLLITLKQRMRRLVEQLVDLASQRPGGDLPVHDMQIAIAVVGGVTETAVTAFVDDPEQDFAQLIVDGIATVRRLFG; encoded by the coding sequence ATGCCCGATAGTGCAACTCAGTCGTCCGGCCCGCGTCGCGGCCGGCGCGTGACGCAGCTCCGGATCACCGACGCCGCGCAGCGCCTCGCCGACGACCGGGGCAGTGTCGACGGCTTCACCATGGAGGAGCTCGCCGAGGCGTCCGACGTCTCGCGGCGGACCCTGTTCAACTACTACCCGAGCAAGGTCGACGCGGTGCTCGGCCCGGAGCTCGACCTCGGCTCCGAGGCGCTCGAGCTGTTCCGGACCGGCGGCCCGACCGGCGACCTGGTCGACGACCTCCAGGCACTGCTGCTGAACATCCTCGAGAACGAGGAGGTGGAGATCGCCGCCATCCAGCGCTTCGACCGCATCGTCCACGCCAACCCGGTCCTGCTCATCACGCTGAAGCAGCGCATGCGCCGGCTCGTCGAGCAGCTCGTCGACCTCGCGTCCCAGCGGCCCGGCGGCGACCTGCCCGTGCACGACATGCAGATCGCCATCGCCGTCGTCGGGGGCGTCACCGAGACCGCGGTCACCGCGTTCGTCGACGACCCCGAGCAGGACTTCGCCCAGCTCATCGTCGACGGCATCGCCACGGTCCGCCGGCTCTTCGGCTGA
- a CDS encoding MMPL family transporter — MARLLHRLGRTAHRRWYAFIAAWLVALVAVGFTATAISKPMTDAFSIPGIPSEKAADLQAELFPDSVDAFDQAGITVVVAAPEGHTLAEQPYAGQVADLVAELGDIPQAPAAETILDPVTAADGQEQQMVDAVVEAGGDEAQAREDFAALSPLSDDGRIGTITYTLDVDQVTDVEPTTVEAIKEAVADANAGGLTAEVNGSGLLAQLEGGSSELIGIGVAVVVLLIVFGSVVAAGIPIITALIGLGTGLLGVVGATAFFDIGSSTPILASMIGLAVGIDYALFILARYRSELDHTDDRAEAMGIATGTAGSAVVFAGLTVLIALSALSVVGIPFLTSMGLAAAGTVLVAVLVALTLLPAVLGMLKSKAFGGRVRRYRPQRDEKGRVLNNGVRWARLVGRAPVAAILLVVVGLGALAVPVANLHLAFPTDSTASPETTQRRAADLVAEGFGPGRQGPLVVVVDARDVAQDDRGAAFGEVVDWAAGMDGVVNAQVVATNEEGTGAQVMITPATGADEVATEDLLHELRDGQSAIESETGTTTGVTGITAIQADVSEKLADALPVYLAVVIGLAFLLLMLVFRSILVPLTATLGFLLSVLATLGATVLVFQEGMFGIVEGAPLVSFMPIFLIGVVFGLAMDYQVFLVTRIREAHVHGATMREAVVDGFRNSARVVSAAAVIMTSVFAAFMLTDEPIIKSMGFALAVAVLFDAFIVRMVLVPALLYLMGEKAWWLPAWLDRLLPVIDVEGESLDRGHAADQWRGEREPEPELVG; from the coding sequence ATGGCACGTCTACTCCACCGCCTCGGCCGCACGGCCCACCGGCGCTGGTACGCCTTCATCGCCGCCTGGCTCGTCGCCCTGGTCGCGGTCGGCTTCACCGCCACCGCCATCAGCAAGCCGATGACCGACGCCTTCTCGATCCCGGGCATCCCGTCCGAGAAGGCCGCCGACCTCCAGGCCGAGCTCTTCCCGGACTCGGTCGACGCCTTCGACCAGGCGGGCATCACCGTCGTCGTCGCCGCGCCCGAGGGGCACACGCTCGCGGAGCAGCCGTACGCCGGCCAGGTCGCGGACCTCGTCGCCGAGCTGGGCGACATCCCGCAGGCGCCGGCCGCCGAGACGATCCTCGACCCGGTGACCGCGGCCGACGGCCAGGAGCAGCAGATGGTCGACGCCGTGGTCGAGGCCGGGGGCGACGAGGCACAGGCGCGCGAGGACTTCGCCGCGCTGTCACCGCTGTCCGACGACGGCCGGATCGGCACGATCACCTACACCCTCGACGTGGACCAGGTCACCGACGTCGAGCCCACCACGGTCGAGGCGATCAAGGAGGCCGTCGCCGACGCGAACGCCGGCGGGCTCACCGCCGAGGTGAACGGGTCCGGGCTCCTCGCGCAGCTGGAGGGCGGATCCTCCGAGCTCATCGGCATCGGCGTCGCCGTCGTCGTGCTCCTCATCGTCTTCGGCTCGGTCGTCGCGGCCGGCATCCCGATCATCACCGCGCTCATCGGCCTCGGCACCGGCCTGCTGGGCGTCGTCGGTGCGACCGCGTTCTTCGACATCGGCTCGAGCACGCCGATCCTCGCCAGCATGATCGGCCTGGCGGTCGGCATCGACTACGCGCTCTTCATCCTCGCCCGCTACCGCAGCGAGCTCGACCACACCGACGACCGCGCGGAGGCGATGGGCATCGCCACCGGCACCGCCGGCTCGGCCGTCGTCTTCGCCGGCCTGACCGTGCTCATCGCGCTCTCGGCCCTGTCGGTCGTCGGGATCCCGTTCCTCACCAGCATGGGCCTCGCGGCCGCCGGCACCGTCCTGGTCGCCGTCCTCGTCGCGCTCACCCTGCTCCCCGCCGTCCTCGGCATGCTGAAGTCGAAGGCCTTCGGCGGCCGGGTCCGCCGCTACCGCCCGCAGCGCGACGAGAAGGGTCGGGTGCTCAACAACGGCGTCCGCTGGGCCCGCCTCGTCGGCCGGGCGCCGGTCGCCGCGATCCTGCTCGTCGTCGTCGGCCTCGGCGCGCTCGCCGTACCCGTCGCGAACCTGCACCTGGCCTTCCCGACCGACTCCACCGCGTCGCCGGAGACCACCCAGCGCCGGGCCGCGGACCTGGTCGCCGAGGGCTTCGGCCCCGGTCGCCAGGGCCCGCTCGTGGTCGTCGTCGATGCCCGTGACGTGGCCCAGGACGACCGCGGCGCGGCGTTCGGCGAGGTCGTCGACTGGGCCGCCGGCATGGACGGCGTCGTCAACGCCCAGGTCGTCGCCACCAACGAGGAGGGCACCGGCGCCCAGGTGATGATCACGCCCGCCACGGGGGCGGACGAGGTCGCCACCGAGGACCTGCTGCACGAGCTGCGCGACGGCCAGTCCGCCATCGAGTCCGAGACCGGCACCACGACCGGCGTCACCGGCATCACCGCGATCCAGGCCGACGTGTCGGAGAAGCTCGCCGACGCGCTGCCGGTCTACCTCGCCGTCGTCATCGGGCTCGCGTTCCTGCTGCTGATGCTGGTCTTCCGCTCGATCCTGGTGCCGCTGACCGCGACGCTCGGCTTCCTGCTCTCGGTGCTGGCGACGCTCGGCGCGACGGTGCTGGTGTTCCAGGAGGGGATGTTCGGGATCGTGGAGGGCGCGCCGCTCGTGTCCTTCATGCCGATCTTCCTGATCGGCGTGGTCTTCGGGCTGGCGATGGACTACCAGGTCTTCCTCGTCACCCGGATCCGCGAGGCGCACGTGCACGGCGCGACGATGCGCGAGGCCGTCGTCGACGGCTTCCGCAACTCGGCCCGCGTCGTGTCGGCGGCCGCCGTGATCATGACCTCGGTCTTCGCGGCCTTCATGCTCACCGATGAGCCGATCATCAAGTCGATGGGCTTCGCGCTCGCCGTCGCGGTCCTCTTCGACGCCTTCATCGTGCGGATGGTGCTGGTCCCGGCGCTGCTCTACCTGATGGGGGAGAAGGCCTGGTGGCTGCCGGCATGGCTCGACCGCCTGCTGCCGGTCATCGACGTCGAGGGAGAGTCGCTCGACCGCGGCCACGCCGCCGACCAGTGGCGCGGGGAGCGCGAGCCGGAGCCCGAGCTGGTCGGCTGA
- a CDS encoding isocitrate lyase/PEP mutase family protein, producing MDIATRATTLLDLHHTGTTLVLPNVWDAWSATVVAEAGFPALSIGSHPLADSRGQGDNEDMTIDDALDGIRRICSAVPETPVTADMESGYGVAAAELVERLLEAGAVGLNIEDTVHSEGGRLREVAEHADYIGAIRQAADSAGVDLVVNARTDAFIKKGVFDDPVAEAITRMQACEAAGSRCSYPVGAPDAAAVQALLDALDGPVNVIANPRQGSAAGSLDDLRTLGVHRVTFGPLLMKELAPDLAALVAPWK from the coding sequence ATGGACATCGCCACCCGAGCCACCACCCTCCTCGACCTCCACCACACCGGGACCACGCTGGTCCTGCCCAACGTCTGGGACGCCTGGTCCGCCACCGTCGTCGCCGAGGCGGGCTTCCCCGCGCTGAGCATCGGCAGCCACCCGCTCGCGGACTCCCGCGGCCAGGGCGACAACGAGGACATGACCATCGACGACGCCCTCGACGGCATCCGCCGGATCTGCTCGGCCGTGCCGGAGACCCCGGTCACCGCCGACATGGAGTCCGGCTACGGCGTGGCCGCGGCCGAGCTCGTCGAGCGGCTGCTGGAGGCCGGCGCGGTCGGCCTCAACATCGAGGACACGGTGCACTCCGAGGGCGGGCGGCTGCGCGAGGTCGCCGAGCACGCCGACTACATCGGCGCGATCCGGCAGGCCGCCGACTCCGCCGGCGTCGACCTGGTCGTCAACGCCCGCACCGACGCCTTCATCAAGAAGGGCGTGTTCGACGACCCGGTCGCCGAGGCGATCACCCGTATGCAGGCGTGCGAGGCGGCCGGCTCACGGTGCAGCTATCCGGTCGGCGCCCCCGACGCGGCCGCCGTACAGGCACTCCTCGACGCGCTCGACGGGCCGGTCAACGTGATCGCCAACCCGCGCCAGGGCTCGGCCGCCGGCTCGCTGGACGACCTGCGGACGCTGGGCGTGCACCGGGTGACGTTCGGCCCGCTGCTGATGAAGGAGCTGGCTCCGGACCTCGCTGCGCTCGTGGCCCCCTGGAAGTAG
- a CDS encoding flavin-containing monooxygenase: MEILDSVVIGAGQAGLAASYFLRERRIEHLVLDANPGPGGAWQHRWSSLSMADVHGVADLPSSIAPDGSALAANEVVPDYFGGYERDQHLPVVRPVRVDRVEGEGDLLAVRAGERTWRTRTLVNATGTWTRPFVPYYPGTADFAGEQVHTAHYPGAGHFRGKRVLVVGGGASAVQFLGELAPLTDTLWVTRRPPVWRDGLDAAAGLAAVTAVEERVRRGLPPASVVSVTGLALRPQEQEAARLGAYARLPMFERIEAGGVRWSDGRFEPVDAILWATGFRPAVDHLAPLGLRTPEGGIALVPVRGNVQGATTSVVDPRVQLVGYGPSASTIGASRAGRQAALAVSRFLAAARTEAVG; the protein is encoded by the coding sequence GTGGAGATCCTCGACTCGGTCGTCATCGGCGCCGGACAGGCCGGCCTCGCGGCGTCGTACTTCCTCCGGGAGCGGCGCATCGAGCACCTCGTCCTCGACGCCAACCCCGGGCCGGGCGGCGCCTGGCAGCACCGCTGGTCGTCGCTGAGCATGGCCGACGTCCACGGGGTCGCCGACCTGCCCTCCTCGATCGCCCCCGACGGCTCGGCGCTCGCGGCCAACGAGGTGGTGCCCGACTACTTCGGCGGCTACGAGCGCGACCAGCACCTCCCCGTCGTACGGCCGGTGCGCGTCGACCGGGTCGAGGGCGAGGGCGACCTCCTGGCCGTCCGTGCCGGCGAGCGCACGTGGCGGACCCGCACCCTCGTCAACGCCACCGGGACGTGGACGCGGCCGTTCGTCCCCTACTACCCGGGCACCGCCGACTTCGCGGGCGAGCAGGTGCACACCGCGCACTACCCGGGGGCCGGGCACTTCCGCGGCAAGCGCGTCCTCGTCGTCGGCGGCGGCGCGTCGGCCGTGCAGTTCCTCGGCGAGCTCGCCCCGCTCACCGACACCCTGTGGGTGACACGTCGACCGCCGGTGTGGCGCGACGGGCTCGACGCCGCCGCCGGGCTGGCCGCGGTCACCGCGGTCGAGGAGCGCGTACGCCGTGGGCTCCCGCCGGCGAGTGTCGTCAGCGTCACCGGCCTGGCGCTGCGCCCGCAGGAGCAGGAGGCGGCACGGCTCGGGGCGTACGCCCGGCTGCCGATGTTCGAGCGGATCGAGGCCGGGGGAGTCCGGTGGTCCGACGGCCGGTTCGAGCCGGTCGACGCGATCCTCTGGGCCACCGGCTTCCGCCCCGCCGTCGACCACCTCGCGCCGCTCGGCCTCCGCACGCCGGAGGGCGGGATCGCGCTCGTCCCGGTGCGCGGCAACGTGCAGGGCGCGACCACGTCGGTGGTCGATCCGCGGGTGCAGCTGGTCGGCTACGGGCCGTCGGCGAGCACGATCGGCGCGTCGCGTGCCGGGCGCCAGGCGGCACTCGCCGTGTCCCGGTTCCTCGCCGCCGCGCGCACCGAGGCCGTGGGCTGA
- a CDS encoding CapA family protein, with protein sequence MGGLGRHGAAVVAGLLALTGCTSTSPERAVRDAPRGASATPTEATREGRVTLAFGGDVHFEGNVAGLLRPGGTLGPISRTLRDADVAMVNLETPVTTRGSRDPKELEFAEDRYHFRTSPRALDVLLDSGVDVVSLANNHAGDYGRAGLVDTLAAGRDAGLAMVGAGRDEEEAFAPHVVEVGGLEVAFLAADGVQREGRSGVWAAGPGNAGTASVRGTQTAALVAAVEDASEQDQLVVVYVHWGREYQACPTQSQRLLARSLADAGADVVVGSHSHVLGGGGWIGDTYVGYGLGNFAWYHARQAATGVLGVTLDADGVVEKSWTPARISATDGRPLPVTGAARTRAVADWRAGQQCTGLGATRGEVQQDDPAYASTISRVDAELADRMRRSHRPGCPVPLRDLRYLEMTHRDFDGRARTGEMVVHRRWAEQVTEVFGRLYDAGWPVARMRLVDDYGADDDASMAANNTSGFNCRRVAGQTSWSQHAYGAAIDLNPVQNPYVRPGSVDPPAGRRFIDVDRSRSGPPGLGVVRAGDLPVTAFARIGWEWGGYWASSKDYQHVAALTTP encoded by the coding sequence GTGGGCGGACTCGGACGGCACGGGGCAGCGGTGGTGGCCGGCCTGCTCGCGCTCACCGGGTGCACGTCGACGTCGCCCGAGCGGGCGGTGCGCGACGCCCCACGGGGCGCGAGCGCCACACCGACCGAGGCGACGCGCGAGGGCCGGGTGACCCTGGCCTTCGGCGGTGACGTCCACTTCGAGGGCAACGTCGCGGGCCTGCTGCGCCCCGGCGGCACGCTCGGACCGATCTCGCGCACCCTCCGCGACGCCGACGTCGCGATGGTCAACCTCGAGACGCCGGTGACGACGCGAGGCAGCCGGGACCCGAAGGAGCTCGAGTTCGCCGAGGACCGCTACCACTTCCGGACCTCTCCCCGGGCCCTCGACGTGCTGCTCGACTCCGGCGTCGACGTGGTCAGCCTGGCCAACAACCACGCCGGCGACTACGGGCGCGCCGGGTTGGTCGACACCCTGGCCGCCGGACGCGACGCCGGGCTGGCCATGGTCGGCGCCGGTCGCGACGAGGAGGAGGCGTTCGCCCCGCACGTCGTCGAGGTCGGTGGGCTCGAGGTCGCCTTCCTCGCCGCGGACGGGGTCCAGCGTGAGGGACGCAGCGGGGTGTGGGCCGCTGGCCCGGGCAACGCCGGGACCGCCTCGGTCCGCGGCACGCAGACCGCCGCCCTGGTCGCGGCGGTCGAGGACGCCTCCGAGCAGGACCAGCTCGTCGTGGTCTACGTGCACTGGGGCCGCGAGTACCAGGCCTGCCCGACCCAGTCCCAGCGACTGCTCGCCAGATCGCTCGCCGACGCCGGCGCCGACGTGGTGGTGGGCAGCCACTCCCACGTCCTCGGCGGTGGCGGCTGGATCGGCGACACCTACGTCGGCTACGGCCTGGGCAACTTCGCGTGGTACCACGCGCGCCAGGCGGCCACGGGGGTGCTCGGCGTGACCCTCGACGCCGACGGGGTGGTGGAGAAGTCCTGGACGCCGGCCCGGATCTCGGCGACCGACGGTCGCCCGCTGCCGGTCACGGGTGCCGCGCGCACCCGGGCGGTCGCCGACTGGCGGGCCGGGCAGCAGTGCACCGGCCTGGGGGCCACCCGGGGCGAGGTGCAGCAGGACGACCCGGCGTACGCCTCGACGATCAGCCGCGTCGACGCCGAGCTCGCCGACCGGATGCGCCGCAGCCACCGACCGGGTTGCCCGGTCCCCCTGCGCGACCTGCGCTACCTGGAGATGACCCACCGCGACTTCGACGGCCGCGCCCGCACGGGCGAGATGGTCGTCCACCGGCGGTGGGCCGAGCAGGTGACCGAGGTGTTCGGCCGCCTCTACGACGCCGGCTGGCCGGTGGCGCGGATGCGGCTGGTCGACGACTACGGCGCGGACGACGACGCCTCGATGGCCGCCAACAACACCTCCGGCTTCAACTGCCGCAGGGTCGCGGGCCAGACGAGCTGGTCGCAGCACGCCTACGGGGCTGCCATCGACCTCAACCCCGTGCAGAACCCCTACGTCCGTCCCGGGTCCGTGGACCCGCCCGCCGGCCGCCGGTTCATCGACGTCGACCGGTCCCGCTCCGGTCCGCCGGGCCTCGGTGTCGTCCGAGCGGGTGACCTGCCGGTCACGGCGTTCGCCCGCATCGGGTGGGAGTGGGGCGGCTACTGGGCCTCGTCGAAGGACTACCAGCACGTCGCCGCCCTGACCACACCCTGA
- a CDS encoding DUF1707 SHOCT-like domain-containing protein, whose product MGEIENRPHDPSQMRISDADRQRVADVLRDAAGDGRLDIDELEERLEQTFAAKTYGELVPITLDLQATGPVAPPASAPVRRPHPGLPMVGHTSSTAIMGETKRQGLWSVPENHTAFALMGSVVIDLREAHLQAHETHINASTIMGEVKIIVPAHMHVVVDGTPIMGDYTQGKDKVPSEVGPESPTVRVKGMSLMGSVNVQRLPAPGTPKKYLGTY is encoded by the coding sequence ATGGGGGAGATCGAGAACCGCCCGCACGATCCGTCGCAGATGCGCATCTCCGACGCCGACCGCCAGCGCGTCGCCGACGTGCTGCGTGACGCTGCCGGGGACGGACGCCTCGACATCGACGAGCTCGAGGAGCGCCTCGAGCAGACCTTCGCCGCCAAGACCTACGGCGAGCTGGTGCCGATCACGCTCGACCTGCAGGCGACCGGTCCCGTGGCGCCGCCGGCGTCCGCGCCCGTACGCCGTCCGCACCCGGGGCTGCCCATGGTCGGGCACACCTCCTCGACCGCGATCATGGGCGAGACCAAGCGGCAGGGCCTCTGGTCGGTGCCGGAGAACCACACCGCCTTCGCGCTGATGGGGTCGGTCGTCATCGACCTGCGCGAGGCGCACCTGCAGGCGCACGAGACCCACATCAACGCCAGCACGATCATGGGTGAGGTCAAGATCATCGTCCCGGCGCACATGCACGTGGTCGTCGACGGGACGCCGATCATGGGCGACTACACCCAGGGCAAGGACAAGGTGCCCTCCGAGGTGGGTCCCGAATCGCCCACGGTCCGGGTCAAGGGGATGTCGCTGATGGGCTCGGTCAACGTGCAGCGGCTGCCCGCTCCCGGCACGCCGAAGAAGTACCTCGGCACCTACTGA
- a CDS encoding ABC transporter ATP-binding protein translates to MATVTFEQAQRWYPGADEAAVPGISLEIEDGEFMVLVGPSGCGKSTTLRMLAGLEEVNDGKIFIGDREVTNVPPKDRDIAMVFQNYALYPHMTVEENMGFSLKMAKVSTAERKERVAKAAEILGLTEFLQRKPKALSGGQRQRVAMGRAIVRAPQVFCMDEPLSNLDAKMRVQTRTDIARLQQDLGVTTVYVTHDQVEAMTMGDRVAVMKLGVLQQVDTPLKLYDKPANLFVAGFIGSPQMNLLEGVASDDGTVKVGGYNVPVDPTAERKMSGNVTVGVRPENWRIVGASEGGLPVLVTVVEELGADSFVYGTCDVQGTPSNVIVRVAGRQHPQKGELLHVTTDPQHVHVFDTETGERLSA, encoded by the coding sequence ATGGCAACAGTGACGTTCGAACAGGCCCAGCGGTGGTATCCGGGGGCCGACGAGGCGGCAGTTCCGGGGATCTCCCTCGAGATCGAGGACGGCGAGTTCATGGTGCTCGTCGGTCCGTCCGGCTGCGGCAAGTCCACCACCCTGCGCATGCTGGCGGGGCTGGAGGAGGTCAACGACGGGAAGATCTTCATCGGGGACCGTGAGGTCACCAACGTCCCGCCGAAGGACCGGGACATCGCGATGGTGTTCCAGAACTACGCGCTCTACCCGCACATGACCGTCGAGGAGAACATGGGCTTCTCCCTCAAGATGGCCAAGGTGTCGACCGCCGAGCGCAAGGAGCGGGTGGCGAAGGCCGCCGAGATCCTCGGGCTCACCGAGTTCCTCCAGCGCAAGCCCAAGGCGCTGTCCGGTGGCCAGCGCCAGCGGGTGGCGATGGGTCGCGCGATCGTGCGCGCCCCGCAGGTCTTCTGCATGGACGAGCCCCTGTCGAACCTCGACGCGAAGATGCGCGTGCAGACCCGCACCGACATCGCCCGGCTCCAGCAGGACCTCGGCGTGACGACGGTCTACGTCACGCACGACCAGGTCGAGGCGATGACGATGGGTGACCGCGTCGCAGTGATGAAGCTCGGTGTCCTCCAGCAGGTCGACACCCCGCTGAAGCTCTACGACAAGCCCGCGAACCTCTTCGTCGCCGGCTTCATCGGCTCGCCGCAGATGAACCTCCTCGAGGGTGTCGCCTCCGACGACGGCACGGTCAAGGTCGGCGGCTACAACGTGCCCGTCGACCCGACCGCCGAGCGCAAGATGAGCGGCAACGTCACCGTCGGCGTGCGCCCGGAGAACTGGCGCATCGTCGGCGCGAGCGAGGGCGGCCTGCCCGTGCTCGTGACCGTGGTCGAGGAGCTCGGCGCGGACAGCTTCGTCTACGGGACGTGCGACGTGCAGGGCACGCCGTCCAACGTCATCGTCCGTGTGGCGGGGCGCCAGCACCCGCAGAAGGGCGAGCTGCTCCACGTGACCACGGACCCGCAGCACGTCCACGTGTTCGACACCGAGACGGGCGAGCGACTCTCCGCCTGA